A single genomic interval of Acidovorax sp. 1608163 harbors:
- a CDS encoding MFS transporter, translated as MPIALLALTLSAFAIGTTEFVIVGLLPTVAADLAISIPSAGLLVSLYALGVAVGAPVLTALTGRVPRKALLLSLMALFTAGNLLAWQAPSYETLVAARILTGLAHGVFFSIGSTITTGLVPREKAASAIAIMFTGLTVALVTGVPLGTFIGQHFGWRETFLSVAALGVVAFIGSARFVPRGIAHTPPASLLQQARVLAEPRLLLVYAKTAVGYGGTFIPFTFLAPILTDISGFSAGAVGWVMLVYGVSVAVGNLWGGRLADRLGPIPALRIIFALLAAVLLLLQFTAPHPWLALATVLLWGAVAFGNVPGLQVYVVKQAERFTPQAVDVASGLNIAAFNLGIAGAAWGGGLIVTHLGLMHTPWIGAVVVLVSLGLTHYSGVLDTRSGIPVRGGGAVAVGH; from the coding sequence ATGCCCATTGCCTTGCTCGCGCTGACGCTCAGCGCATTCGCCATCGGCACGACCGAGTTCGTGATCGTGGGCCTGCTACCCACCGTGGCAGCCGACTTGGCGATCAGCATCCCGTCTGCGGGCCTGCTGGTCAGCCTGTACGCCCTGGGCGTGGCGGTGGGCGCGCCCGTGCTCACCGCGCTCACCGGCCGCGTGCCGCGCAAGGCGCTGCTGCTGTCGCTGATGGCGCTGTTCACCGCCGGCAACCTGCTGGCCTGGCAGGCCCCGAGCTACGAGACGCTGGTGGCCGCGCGCATCCTCACCGGCCTGGCGCACGGCGTGTTCTTCTCGATCGGCTCGACCATCACCACAGGCCTCGTGCCGCGCGAGAAGGCTGCCAGCGCCATCGCCATCATGTTCACCGGCCTCACCGTGGCGCTGGTCACCGGCGTGCCGCTGGGCACCTTCATCGGCCAGCATTTCGGCTGGCGCGAGACCTTCCTGTCCGTGGCGGCGCTGGGCGTGGTGGCCTTCATCGGCAGCGCGCGGTTCGTGCCGCGCGGCATTGCGCACACGCCGCCCGCGTCACTGCTGCAGCAGGCCCGCGTGCTGGCCGAGCCCCGTCTGCTGCTGGTGTACGCCAAGACGGCCGTCGGCTATGGCGGCACCTTCATCCCCTTTACTTTTCTCGCGCCCATCCTCACGGACATCTCGGGCTTCAGCGCGGGCGCCGTGGGCTGGGTGATGCTGGTGTACGGCGTGTCGGTGGCCGTGGGCAACCTCTGGGGCGGCCGCCTGGCCGACCGGCTGGGGCCCATCCCGGCGCTGCGCATCATCTTTGCGCTGCTGGCTGCGGTGTTGTTGTTGCTGCAGTTCACGGCGCCACACCCCTGGCTGGCGCTGGCCACCGTGCTGCTGTGGGGCGCCGTGGCGTTCGGCAATGTGCCGGGGTTGCAGGTCTATGTGGTCAAGCAGGCGGAGCGCTTCACGCCGCAGGCTGTGGATGTGGCGTCGGGGTTGAACATTGCGGCGTTCAATCTGGGGATTGCGGGGGCGGCGTGGGGCGGGGGGTTGATCGTGACGCATCTGGGGTTGATGCATACGCCGTGGATTGGGGCGGTGGTGGTGTTGGTGTCGCTGGGGTTGACGCATTACAGCGGGGTGCTGGACACGCGCAGTGGGATACCGGTGCGGGGTGGTGGGGCGGTGGCTGTGGGGCATTGA
- a CDS encoding Bug family tripartite tricarboxylate transporter substrate binding protein, with translation MSLSSTARRTLCGAAALWSLALLSPALHAQAPAKADWPTQPVTLIMGFPAGSGIDVVGRAIQEPLAKLLGQPVVIDYKSGAAGNIASEYVARAKPDGYTLVFGTAATHGSNAALYKKLSFDVETDFVPVAPIIDVSNVLMVNPDVVPAKNIREFVELVKANPGKYAFASTGHGAGTHMAFAEFNARTGLDMLHVPYKGGPEAITSVLRGETCCIMNQVQTALAHYKAGKVRLLGVTTAQRVPAVSEVPTIADSGVPGTKGFDSSIWFGVFAPKGTDARVVGRLNSALRTVLETPEVKARLESAGNAVRVESLEQFKATVHANRLKWAEVVKAANISIE, from the coding sequence ATGTCTCTCTCATCCACTGCCCGCCGCACGCTCTGTGGGGCTGCAGCCCTCTGGTCGCTGGCCCTGTTGTCACCTGCACTGCACGCCCAGGCGCCTGCCAAGGCCGATTGGCCCACCCAGCCCGTCACGCTCATCATGGGCTTCCCTGCGGGCTCGGGCATTGACGTGGTGGGCCGCGCCATCCAGGAGCCTCTGGCCAAGCTGCTGGGCCAGCCGGTGGTGATCGATTACAAGAGCGGCGCGGCGGGCAACATTGCGAGTGAATACGTCGCCCGCGCCAAGCCCGATGGGTACACGCTGGTGTTTGGCACGGCCGCTACCCATGGCAGCAACGCGGCGCTGTACAAAAAGCTGTCCTTTGATGTGGAGACCGACTTTGTGCCCGTGGCGCCCATCATCGACGTGTCGAATGTGCTGATGGTGAACCCCGATGTGGTGCCCGCCAAAAACATCCGTGAGTTTGTGGAGCTGGTGAAGGCGAACCCCGGTAAATACGCCTTTGCCTCCACCGGCCACGGCGCAGGCACGCACATGGCGTTTGCCGAATTCAATGCCCGCACGGGGCTGGACATGCTGCACGTGCCGTACAAAGGGGGGCCAGAAGCCATCACCTCGGTGCTGCGCGGCGAGACCTGCTGCATCATGAACCAGGTGCAAACCGCCCTGGCCCACTACAAGGCAGGCAAGGTGCGCTTGCTGGGGGTGACCACCGCCCAGCGCGTGCCCGCCGTGAGCGAGGTGCCCACCATTGCCGACAGCGGCGTGCCCGGCACCAAGGGGTTTGACAGCTCCATCTGGTTTGGCGTGTTTGCCCCCAAGGGCACCGACGCCCGCGTGGTCGGGCGTTTGAACAGCGCCTTGCGCACCGTGCTGGAAACCCCCGAGGTCAAGGCACGGCTGGAATCTGCAGGCAATGCCGTGCGCGTGGAGTCCCTCGAGCAGTTCAAGGCCACCGTGCACGCCAACCGCCTGAAGTGGGCCGAGGTGGTGAAGGCGGCCAATATCTCCATCGAGTAG
- a CDS encoding MBL fold metallo-hydrolase: MPRTSQHLHPHREPVRPLHAATVLLLRDASPGGDLEVLMTRRSGKASFAPGAYVFPGGGIDPLDAQSHTAADRRPTQSDEHLTQAIAAIRESFEELGVLLARHADGPRKGQMADAQDIAALDRHAPFAAQCAARGLRLAADSVFQLAHWTADRDLPKRFAVPFLVARMPEGQEPVADEAEQFEPVWVRPADALARHEAGQFFMIFPTIRTLQRLARFANTHAVLAALVHEQPLWTSCPRAGLLAGKEARYMEGDAPFGELALVCPDGQVVHPLDWQTERPVPLLNNVQRLTAPNSGVMTGPGTNSYLVGEPGTGFIAIDPGPADPEHLEKLWRAASGDIRMIVCTHSHPDHSPGAAPLQALCERAGRRKPPILGLPSAPTARVASQFAPDRPLQNNELLTLTGQALEGQITHTLQVVHTPGHAANHVCLLLVEDGLLFSGDHILNGSTTVIDPPDGNMADYLDSLDRLDALCAEHGVEFILPAHGYVLDNARGAIAHLRAHRLAREAKVLAAMQALPDGTPEDWVRHAYSDVPPRMWPVAQRSLLAHVERIRTLPPGNH; this comes from the coding sequence ATGCCCCGCACCAGCCAACACCTGCATCCCCACCGCGAACCCGTGCGCCCCCTGCATGCCGCCACCGTGCTGCTGCTGCGCGATGCGTCACCCGGCGGCGACCTGGAAGTCCTGATGACCCGCCGCTCTGGCAAGGCCAGCTTTGCACCCGGGGCCTATGTGTTTCCGGGCGGGGGCATCGACCCACTGGATGCGCAATCGCACACCGCCGCCGACCGCCGCCCCACGCAAAGCGACGAGCACCTGACCCAGGCCATCGCCGCCATCCGCGAGAGCTTTGAAGAGCTGGGCGTATTGCTGGCCCGCCATGCCGACGGCCCCCGCAAAGGCCAGATGGCCGATGCGCAAGACATTGCCGCGCTGGACCGCCACGCCCCGTTTGCCGCGCAGTGCGCCGCGCGCGGCCTGCGGCTGGCGGCCGACAGCGTGTTCCAGCTGGCCCACTGGACGGCCGACCGTGACCTGCCCAAGCGCTTTGCCGTGCCCTTCCTGGTGGCCCGCATGCCCGAGGGGCAAGAGCCCGTGGCCGACGAGGCCGAGCAGTTTGAGCCCGTGTGGGTGCGCCCGGCCGACGCGCTGGCACGGCACGAGGCGGGGCAGTTCTTCATGATCTTCCCTACGATCCGCACACTGCAACGGCTGGCCCGCTTTGCCAATACCCACGCCGTGCTGGCCGCGCTGGTGCACGAGCAACCGCTGTGGACGAGTTGCCCCCGTGCGGGCTTGCTGGCTGGCAAAGAGGCGCGCTACATGGAGGGCGATGCCCCCTTTGGCGAACTCGCCCTGGTCTGCCCCGACGGCCAGGTGGTGCACCCGCTGGACTGGCAAACCGAGCGCCCGGTGCCGCTGCTCAACAACGTGCAGCGCCTGACCGCCCCCAACTCGGGCGTGATGACCGGGCCCGGCACCAACAGCTACCTGGTGGGCGAGCCGGGCACCGGCTTCATCGCCATCGACCCCGGACCGGCCGACCCGGAGCACCTGGAAAAACTCTGGCGCGCAGCCAGTGGCGATATCCGCATGATCGTGTGCACCCATTCGCACCCCGACCACTCGCCCGGCGCGGCCCCGCTGCAGGCCCTGTGCGAGCGCGCAGGCCGCCGCAAGCCGCCCATCCTGGGCCTGCCATCGGCCCCCACCGCACGGGTGGCCAGCCAGTTCGCGCCCGACAGGCCGCTACAAAATAATGAGCTGCTCACGCTTACTGGACAAGCGCTAGAAGGCCAAATCACCCATACCCTGCAAGTGGTGCACACCCCGGGCCATGCCGCCAACCATGTGTGCCTGCTGCTGGTGGAAGACGGCCTGCTGTTCAGCGGCGACCACATCCTCAACGGCAGCACCACGGTGATTGACCCGCCTGACGGCAACATGGCCGACTATCTCGATTCGCTCGACCGGCTCGATGCCCTGTGCGCCGAGCACGGCGTTGAATTCATCCTGCCCGCCCACGGCTATGTGCTGGACAATGCGCGGGGTGCCATCGCCCACCTGCGCGCCCACCGCCTGGCCCGAGAAGCCAAGGTGCTGGCTGCCATGCAGGCACTGCCCGATGGCACACCCGAAGACTGGGTGCGCCATGCCTACAGCGATGTGCCCCCGCGCATGTGGCCCGTGGCCCAGCGCTCGCTGCTCGCCCATGTCGAGCGCATCCGCACCCTGCCACCGGGCAACCACTGA
- a CDS encoding rRNA pseudouridine synthase produces the protein MTAHNPDPTHIRLAKRVAEQINCSRSTAEQFIEGGFVSVDGQVEEAPGARVRPDQTVAVAPDASLLELTPVTLLLHKPAGYEAGLGQAAQSGPAPGAPARSSTGSRSQGATPAATLLGSASHLSEDASGIRVLQRHFKQLECFTPLPTEASGLVVYTQDKRIARKLAEDIESLEQECIVEVAGEIAANGLQRLCHGLSFNGRPLPPIKVSWQNETKLRFALKGIRPGQIPAMCEAVGLRVVALKRIRIGRVPLAKVPEGQWRYLQPWEKF, from the coding sequence ATGACCGCACACAACCCTGATCCCACCCACATCCGCCTGGCCAAACGCGTGGCCGAGCAAATCAATTGCTCGCGCAGCACGGCAGAACAGTTCATCGAAGGCGGCTTTGTGAGCGTGGATGGCCAGGTGGAAGAAGCCCCCGGCGCCCGCGTGCGCCCCGACCAGACCGTGGCGGTGGCCCCAGACGCCAGCCTGCTGGAGTTGACCCCCGTGACGCTGCTGCTGCACAAGCCTGCGGGCTATGAAGCGGGCCTGGGCCAAGCGGCGCAAAGCGGGCCCGCACCAGGCGCGCCCGCGCGCAGCAGCACCGGCAGCCGCAGCCAGGGCGCCACGCCCGCCGCAACGCTGCTGGGCAGTGCCTCGCACCTGAGCGAAGACGCCAGCGGCATCCGCGTGCTGCAGCGCCACTTCAAGCAACTCGAGTGCTTTACCCCCCTGCCCACCGAGGCCAGCGGGCTGGTGGTGTACACGCAAGACAAGCGCATTGCGCGCAAGCTGGCCGAAGACATCGAATCGCTGGAGCAGGAATGCATCGTCGAAGTGGCTGGCGAGATCGCTGCCAATGGCCTGCAGCGCCTGTGCCACGGACTGTCGTTCAACGGCCGCCCGCTGCCGCCCATCAAGGTGAGCTGGCAAAACGAGACCAAGCTGCGCTTTGCCCTGAAGGGCATCCGCCCTGGGCAGATTCCGGCCATGTGCGAGGCTGTGGGCCTGCGCGTGGTGGCCCTCAAGCGCATCCGCATCGGCCGCGTGCCACTGGCCAAGGTGCCCGAGGGCCAGTGGCGCTACCTGCAGCCGTGGGAGAAGTTCTAA
- a CDS encoding YjgN family protein, with translation MNQNPKDAAQEQPSVFMSQNIEAYPMEFTGSGGEYFRVWIVNVLLGIVTLGFYTPWARRRTAMYFYGHSMVANSPLEFTAQQRKMVMGFVLLVLLSIAYKLAANTGQDLAVALMLLGGAVLAPYIWASAMRFRLGATRWRGLRLQFSASWKEVYLASWPVFALALVWFGVFFGMQMLSPELAQMLDEPAVKGSPKIRPEFTPAMGGLLVLGLILSILCFIRLEYNYKSLLVLRARLGAEHGRWKPVYMDFVKVWLATVAVFILCALLVWAVTAALMGGSIAMLMMGQGSKGNILWIILIAIVGVIAFFFLLLLASAPARAYREARMFQLLWNNIGVSQIARFKCNLRAGRFVRLRLKNMVLTLLTLGFYRPFARVSEYRMKLESVTLHIKGGADQVAGALVRQQEGGLGDALADAAGLDLIG, from the coding sequence ATGAACCAGAACCCCAAAGATGCTGCGCAAGAGCAGCCGTCTGTCTTTATGTCTCAGAACATTGAGGCCTACCCGATGGAGTTCACGGGCAGCGGCGGTGAGTACTTCCGCGTCTGGATCGTGAACGTGCTGCTGGGCATCGTCACGCTGGGCTTTTACACACCGTGGGCGCGCCGCCGCACCGCCATGTATTTCTATGGCCACAGCATGGTGGCCAACAGCCCGCTCGAATTCACTGCGCAGCAGCGCAAGATGGTCATGGGTTTTGTGCTGCTGGTGCTCTTGTCCATCGCCTACAAGCTGGCGGCCAACACAGGCCAGGACCTGGCCGTGGCGTTGATGTTGCTGGGCGGCGCAGTGCTGGCCCCCTACATCTGGGCCAGTGCCATGCGCTTTCGCCTGGGCGCTACGCGCTGGCGCGGCCTGCGGCTGCAGTTTTCCGCCAGCTGGAAAGAGGTGTACCTGGCCAGCTGGCCCGTGTTTGCCCTGGCACTGGTGTGGTTTGGCGTGTTCTTTGGCATGCAGATGCTGTCGCCCGAGCTGGCCCAGATGCTGGACGAACCGGCCGTCAAAGGCAGCCCCAAGATTCGCCCGGAATTCACGCCCGCCATGGGCGGCTTGCTGGTGCTGGGCTTGATCCTGTCCATCCTGTGCTTCATCCGGCTGGAATACAACTACAAAAGCCTGCTGGTGCTGCGCGCCCGCCTGGGCGCCGAGCATGGCCGCTGGAAGCCGGTGTACATGGATTTTGTGAAGGTGTGGCTGGCCACGGTGGCCGTGTTCATTCTGTGTGCATTGCTTGTCTGGGCCGTCACGGCAGCGCTGATGGGCGGCTCCATCGCCATGCTGATGATGGGCCAGGGCAGCAAGGGCAACATCCTGTGGATCATCCTGATTGCCATCGTGGGCGTCATCGCATTCTTCTTCCTGCTGCTGCTTGCATCGGCCCCCGCCCGCGCCTACCGCGAGGCCCGCATGTTCCAGCTGCTGTGGAACAACATCGGCGTGAGCCAGATTGCCCGCTTCAAGTGCAACCTGCGCGCAGGCCGCTTTGTGCGCCTGCGCCTCAAAAACATGGTGCTGACGTTGCTGACGCTGGGCTTTTACCGACCCTTTGCGCGGGTCAGCGAATACCGCATGAAGCTGGAATCGGTCACGCTGCACATCAAGGGCGGCGCCGACCAAGTGGCAGGCGCGCTGGTGCGCCAGCAAGAAGGCGGGCTGGGCGATGCCCTGGCCGATGCCGCCGGGCTGGACCTGATCGGCTGA
- a CDS encoding M48 family metallopeptidase, with protein MDKPLRASTLLAGRWFDGLSSKPRPVTVAVQPGTKGPSLALHLLSEPGAPAAVFTHDQVDWPEAWSERRPQPRVVVDLRERGSLEVDAVTQWYAALAAAGARPGVAQRMQTRWPLLLGVMAASAIGLGLFYRYGTPWAATQLTRFVPLGWETRLSDNVLQRMDGGYLKPSKLPAERQAQLTARFDALVQQTPAGLRRYPGYQPQLKLEFRSGMPANAFALPGGKVVMTDDIVKVAADKGISDDALVGVLAHEIGHVVHRHGMRMVVEQGVLNMGLGLALGDVSAVVSTGATVLTGRAYSRNHEREADCYAIALMGHAALPTAPMGKLLLAIAREDEAEDKKQKPGETTASANQNPSPAPQPAEAGSAPASAPQPAPKAPTQAKAQAHPVWSLLSSHPDTVQRATELEQGHAPHCPR; from the coding sequence ATGGACAAACCCCTGCGTGCGTCCACCCTGCTGGCGGGCCGCTGGTTTGACGGCCTGAGCAGCAAGCCACGCCCCGTCACGGTGGCGGTGCAACCCGGCACCAAGGGCCCCTCGCTGGCGCTGCATCTGCTGTCAGAGCCCGGGGCGCCCGCCGCGGTGTTCACCCACGACCAGGTCGACTGGCCCGAAGCCTGGAGCGAGCGCCGCCCCCAGCCCCGCGTGGTGGTGGACCTGCGCGAGCGCGGCAGCCTGGAAGTGGACGCCGTCACCCAGTGGTACGCGGCCCTGGCCGCCGCTGGCGCCCGCCCCGGCGTGGCCCAGCGCATGCAAACGCGCTGGCCCCTGCTGCTAGGGGTGATGGCTGCCTCGGCCATCGGCCTGGGGCTGTTTTACCGCTATGGCACCCCGTGGGCGGCCACGCAGCTGACACGCTTTGTACCGCTGGGCTGGGAAACCCGCCTGTCTGACAACGTGCTGCAGCGCATGGACGGCGGATACCTCAAACCCAGCAAACTGCCTGCAGAGCGCCAGGCGCAGCTCACGGCACGCTTTGACGCCCTGGTGCAGCAAACCCCAGCCGGGTTGCGGCGCTATCCGGGGTACCAGCCGCAACTGAAGCTGGAGTTCCGCTCGGGCATGCCGGCCAACGCCTTTGCCCTGCCCGGCGGCAAAGTGGTGATGACGGACGACATCGTCAAAGTGGCGGCCGACAAAGGCATCAGCGACGACGCGCTGGTGGGCGTGCTGGCCCACGAAATCGGCCACGTGGTACACCGCCACGGCATGCGCATGGTGGTGGAGCAAGGCGTGCTGAACATGGGCCTGGGGCTGGCGCTGGGCGACGTGTCCGCAGTGGTGTCCACCGGCGCCACAGTGCTGACCGGCCGCGCCTACAGCCGCAACCACGAGCGCGAGGCCGACTGCTATGCCATCGCCCTGATGGGGCACGCAGCCTTGCCCACCGCCCCCATGGGCAAGCTGCTGCTGGCGATTGCACGCGAGGACGAAGCCGAGGACAAAAAGCAAAAGCCCGGTGAAACCACAGCATCGGCCAATCAGAACCCATCCCCCGCGCCCCAACCCGCCGAAGCGGGTAGCGCGCCCGCCAGTGCACCACAGCCTGCCCCCAAGGCCCCGACCCAAGCCAAGGCACAAGCGCATCCGGTGTGGTCTTTGCTGAGCAGCCACCCCGACACCGTGCAACGCGCCACCGAACTGGAGCAAGGGCACGCGCCGCATTGCCCGCGGTAA
- a CDS encoding peptidoglycan recognition family protein, whose product MNVNALTSSGTVPGGNAASEGLIIKDGFIADPRVVDKRVAALEHGAMTKVDAIVLHQTDSSTMNLDHAKADGIGAHFYIEKDGTIYQTARLDQSVYSVGKIRSRCDDSQTCGKEEQTAIDTLMQSHASYGAKVKTLNNREQAKAYPDRYPTNGDSVAIEVVGKFDSKTKLFERPTAEQTESLQWLTQALSHHYQLDLQTDVYRHSDISYKQADEAKSLVFQ is encoded by the coding sequence ATGAACGTGAATGCGCTTACCAGTTCGGGAACAGTGCCGGGGGGCAACGCGGCAAGCGAAGGTTTGATCATCAAAGACGGCTTTATCGCCGATCCGCGCGTGGTGGACAAACGCGTGGCGGCACTGGAACACGGCGCGATGACCAAGGTCGATGCCATCGTCCTGCACCAAACCGACAGCAGCACCATGAACCTAGACCACGCCAAAGCCGATGGAATCGGTGCGCACTTTTACATTGAGAAAGATGGCACCATCTACCAGACTGCACGCCTAGACCAAAGCGTCTACAGCGTCGGCAAAATTCGATCCCGATGCGATGACAGTCAGACCTGCGGCAAAGAAGAACAGACAGCGATCGATACGCTCATGCAATCCCATGCGAGTTACGGCGCTAAAGTCAAAACGCTCAACAACCGTGAGCAGGCCAAGGCCTACCCCGATCGATATCCGACCAACGGTGACTCGGTGGCCATTGAAGTGGTCGGAAAATTCGACTCCAAAACAAAGCTGTTCGAACGCCCCACAGCGGAGCAAACCGAATCACTGCAATGGCTCACTCAAGCACTGAGCCATCACTACCAGCTGGACTTACAAACGGACGTTTACCGTCACTCCGATATCTCTTACAAACAGGCCGATGAGGCTAAGAGTTTGGTGTTTCAATGA
- the rtcR gene encoding RNA repair transcriptional activator RtcR, protein MRKNKVVIGFLGTQLDSGRGAGRWEKWRPTVSLVQHEDVVIERLELLYTPAHKDLAQLVQADMAVASPETTVNLVPLPMADPWDFGEVYAQLFDWVQSYRFDTEREEYWTHITTGTHVAQICLFLLVESRRIPGVLVQTSPPKRQQAGNPGSYALIDLDLSRYDVIAQRFGAEQRDAVDFLKSGIATRNARFNALIDEVERVAVRSRAPILFTGPTGAGKSHLARRMFELKKARHQVQGVFVEVNCATLRGDGAASTLFGHKKGAFTGAAADRPGLLRAAHEGVLFLDEIGELGLDEQAMLLKAVEEKRFYPMGSDREVESDFQLVAGTNRDLRTEVAAGRFREDLFARINLWSYVLPGLAQRPEDIEPNVEHLLVRAGEELGRSVRLSNEARTAYLRYAQSPEALWTGNFRDLSASVTRLATLADSGRIGLPLVEAEMARLRWLWQPASDARNGIASAPGTLGRDDLAELLGRDAVESMDLFDQLQLAAVLQVCRQARTLSDAGRMLFQASRAQRTVVNDADRLRKYLARFGLDWERIAAAGR, encoded by the coding sequence ATGCGAAAAAACAAGGTGGTGATTGGCTTCTTGGGCACGCAACTCGACTCCGGCCGGGGCGCGGGGCGGTGGGAGAAGTGGCGCCCCACGGTGTCGTTGGTGCAGCACGAAGACGTGGTGATCGAGCGGCTGGAACTGCTCTACACCCCCGCGCACAAAGACCTGGCCCAGCTGGTGCAGGCCGACATGGCCGTCGCTTCGCCCGAGACCACGGTGAACCTTGTGCCCCTGCCCATGGCCGACCCGTGGGACTTTGGCGAGGTGTATGCCCAGCTGTTTGACTGGGTGCAGTCCTACCGCTTTGACACCGAACGCGAGGAGTACTGGACGCACATCACCACCGGCACCCACGTGGCGCAGATCTGCCTGTTTTTGCTGGTGGAGTCGCGCCGCATTCCGGGCGTGTTGGTGCAAACCTCGCCGCCCAAGCGCCAGCAGGCGGGCAACCCAGGCAGTTATGCGCTGATCGACCTCGACCTGTCGCGCTACGACGTGATCGCCCAGCGTTTTGGCGCAGAGCAGCGCGATGCGGTCGATTTCCTCAAGAGCGGCATTGCCACGCGCAACGCGCGCTTCAACGCACTGATCGACGAGGTGGAGCGCGTGGCGGTGCGCTCGCGTGCGCCCATCCTGTTCACCGGGCCCACGGGCGCGGGCAAGTCGCACCTGGCGCGGCGCATGTTTGAACTGAAGAAGGCGCGCCACCAGGTGCAGGGCGTATTTGTGGAAGTGAACTGCGCCACCCTGCGCGGAGATGGTGCCGCATCCACTTTGTTTGGCCACAAAAAGGGCGCCTTCACGGGGGCTGCGGCAGACCGGCCCGGCCTGCTGCGCGCGGCGCACGAGGGCGTACTGTTCTTGGACGAGATTGGCGAGCTGGGCCTGGACGAGCAGGCCATGCTGCTCAAGGCGGTGGAAGAAAAGCGCTTTTATCCCATGGGCAGTGACCGTGAGGTAGAAAGCGACTTTCAGCTGGTGGCAGGCACCAACCGCGACCTGCGCACCGAGGTGGCTGCAGGGCGCTTTCGCGAAGACCTGTTTGCGCGCATCAACCTCTGGAGCTATGTGCTGCCTGGCCTGGCGCAGCGGCCTGAGGACATAGAGCCCAACGTGGAGCACCTGCTGGTGCGCGCGGGCGAAGAGCTGGGCCGCAGCGTGCGCCTGTCGAACGAGGCCCGCACCGCCTACCTGCGCTACGCCCAATCGCCCGAGGCGCTGTGGACGGGCAATTTCCGCGACCTGTCAGCCAGTGTGACGCGCCTGGCGACCTTGGCCGACAGTGGCCGCATTGGCCTGCCCCTGGTGGAGGCCGAGATGGCCCGCCTGCGCTGGCTATGGCAACCTGCCAGCGATGCGCGCAACGGCATCGCGTCCGCCCCAGGTACTTTGGGCCGTGACGATCTGGCGGAGTTGCTGGGCAGGGATGCCGTGGAGTCCATGGACCTGTTCGACCAGCTTCAACTTGCCGCTGTGCTGCAGGTCTGCCGCCAGGCGCGCACCTTGTCGGATGCGGGGCGAATGCTGTTCCAGGCCTCGCGCGCGCAGCGAACGGTGGTCAACGATGCGGACCGGCTGCGCAAGTACCTTGCGCGGTTTGGGCTGGATTGGGAGCGCATCGCTGCCGCTGGGCGATAA
- a CDS encoding slipin family protein — MLKIQRATVKKNERALLLRNGSFDRVLRSGTHWLFAGMDQLRVETFALEQPAFTHGLADYLMAQEPAVVAAEFVQVSLSETEVGLRSENGVLVEILPPGTRRLYWKGLVDVSVQVVDLQAGAELPAALVARLTQTQLRQRSVTGLAGVLQVQVPESQCALLTVDGKVERLLTAGTYAFWKYGRTVAVELVDLRLQAVEVSGQDIMTRDKVGLRLNLCATYRYTDVLRAFSQLQKPADHLYRELQFALRAAVGTRTLDELLENKTVIDEVVTAHMAAKLLPYGMQLESVGVKDIVLPGEMKTILTQVVQAQKQAEANVIRRREETAATRSLLNTAKVMEDNPVALRMKELETLERVAERIDKISVFGGLDQVLNGLVKMR, encoded by the coding sequence ATGCTGAAGATCCAACGCGCCACAGTGAAGAAAAACGAACGCGCCCTGCTGCTGCGCAACGGCAGTTTTGACCGCGTGCTGCGCAGCGGCACCCACTGGCTGTTTGCGGGCATGGACCAGTTGCGCGTGGAGACCTTCGCCCTCGAACAACCCGCCTTCACCCACGGCCTGGCCGACTACCTGATGGCGCAAGAACCCGCCGTAGTGGCCGCCGAGTTTGTGCAGGTGAGCCTGTCGGAAACCGAAGTGGGCCTGCGCAGCGAAAACGGCGTGCTGGTCGAGATCTTGCCGCCTGGCACCCGCCGCCTTTATTGGAAAGGTTTGGTGGATGTGAGCGTGCAAGTGGTGGACCTGCAAGCAGGCGCAGAACTGCCCGCCGCACTGGTGGCGCGATTGACGCAAACCCAGCTGCGCCAGCGCAGCGTGACCGGCTTGGCCGGTGTGCTGCAGGTGCAGGTGCCCGAGAGCCAGTGCGCACTATTGACGGTGGACGGCAAGGTCGAGCGCCTGTTGACGGCGGGCACCTACGCCTTCTGGAAGTACGGCCGCACCGTGGCGGTGGAACTGGTGGATTTGCGCCTGCAAGCCGTGGAGGTCTCGGGCCAGGACATCATGACCCGTGACAAGGTGGGCCTGCGCCTGAACCTGTGCGCCACCTACCGCTACACCGATGTGCTGCGCGCCTTTTCCCAGTTGCAAAAGCCTGCCGACCACCTGTACCGCGAACTGCAATTTGCGCTGCGCGCCGCCGTGGGCACCCGCACGCTTGACGAGCTGCTGGAGAACAAGACGGTGATCGACGAAGTGGTGACCGCACACATGGCCGCCAAGCTGCTGCCCTACGGCATGCAGCTGGAAAGCGTGGGCGTGAAGGACATCGTGCTGCCAGGCGAGATGAAGACCATCCTGACCCAGGTGGTGCAGGCCCAGAAGCAGGCCGAGGCCAACGTGATCCGCCGCCGCGAGGAAACCGCCGCCACGCGCTCGCTGCTCAACACCGCCAAGGTGATGGAGGACAACCCCGTCGCCCTGCGCATGAAGGAGCTGGAGACACTGGAACGGGTGGCTGAGCGCATCGACAAAATCTCGGTGTTCGGCGGCCTGGACCAGGTGCTGAACGGCCTGGTGAAGATGCGTTGA